A genomic window from Diospyros lotus cultivar Yz01 chromosome 2, ASM1463336v1, whole genome shotgun sequence includes:
- the LOC127795072 gene encoding nucleosome assembly protein 1;4-like — protein sequence MSSNSKDQIDMSDLGSALPAAAAALSAEDRAGLVNVLKNKLQNLAGQHSDVLEALTPNVRKRVDFLRELQSEHDQLEAKFFEERAALEAKYQKLYEPLYAKRYGIVNGVVEVEGVAKDATVDQQEDKEEEKGVPSFWLTAMKTNEVLAEEISERDEEALKYLKDIKWCRIDNPKGFKLEFFFDANPYFKNSVLTKTYHMIDDDEPILEKAIGTEIEWIPGKCLTQKILKKKPKKGSKNAKPITKTENCESFFNFFNPPQVPEDENEIDEDTAEELQNQMEQDYDIGSTIRDKIIPHAVSWFTGEAVQGDEFEDMEDDDEDDEDGDEEESDEDEEDDEDDEGDESEEEGKSKKKHSSRPKKSGRSQAGEGQQGERPPECKQQ from the exons ATGAGCAGCAACAGCAAAGATCAGATTGACATGTCCGATCTCGGCTCCGCTCTCCCCGCCGCCGCAGCCG CTCTTAGTGCAGAGGACCGTGCCGGTCTCGTGAATGTCCTCAAG AATAAGCTTCAGAATCTGGCTGGGCAGCACTCGGATGTCCTTGAGGCCCTGACTCCCAATGTTCGGAAGCGAGTCGACTTTCTGAGAGAGCTGCAG AGCGAACATGATCAATTGGAGGCAAAATTTTTTGAGGAGAGAGCTGCCCTTGAAGCAAAATACCAGAAGCTTTATGAACCACTATATGCAAAG AGGTACGGAATTGTAAATGGTGTTGTAGAAGTTGAAGGAGTTGCAAAAGACGCCACAGTGGACCAACAAGAGGATAAGGAAGAAG AGAAAGGGGTCCCCAGCTTTTGGCTCACTGCGATGAAGACTAATGAAGTCTTGGCTGAGGAG ATATCCGAGCGTGATGAAGAGGCTCTCAAATATCTCAAAGATATCAAGTGGTGTAGGATTGATAATCCGAAGGGTTTTAAGCTTGAGTTTTTCTTTGACGCCAATCCATATTTTAAGAACTCTGTTCTGACGAAAACATATCATATGATTGATGACGATGAGCCCATTTTAGAGAAAGCAATAGG AACGGAGATTGAATGGATCCCTGGCAAATGCTTGACTCAGAAGATTCTCAAGAAGAAGCCAAAGAAGGGTTCCAAAAATGCAAAGCCTATCACAAAGACTGAAAATTGTGAaagtttcttcaatttcttcaaccCTCCCCAGGTTCCTGAGGACGAAAATGAAATTGATGAAGATACC GCTGAAGAACTCCAGAATCAAATGGAGCAAGATTATGATATTGG GTCAACCATTCGGGACAAAATTATTCCTCATGCAGTCTCGTGGTTTACAGGGGAGGCTGTTCAAGGGGATGAATTTGAAGACATGgaggatgatgatgaggatgacgAAGATGGGGATGAGGAAGAATCTGACGAGGATGAGgaagatgatgaggatgatgaagGTGATGAATCCGAAGAGGAGGGCAAAAGCAAGAAGAAG CATTCATCCAGACCGAAG AAAAGTGGGAGGAGTCAAGCTGGGGAAGGTCAACAGGGTGAGCGTCCACCAGAATGCAAGCAACAGTAG